A window from Salminus brasiliensis chromosome 7, fSalBra1.hap2, whole genome shotgun sequence encodes these proteins:
- the gfi1ab gene encoding growth factor independent 1A transcription repressor b isoform X1 — protein sequence MPRSFLVKSKKAHSYHTPRSVEEEYSRLEALIAHICTDSKLAEEPEEVCPDGRSDPVEAFSPDPADLCSRSPPLSCGGSVCDRSSDYEDYWRPPSPSASPADSEKSFSPCVDETRPFAVPFGSYPWSFTHHHHSSLDQERSFYTERVSEPPIFSERGPPGAGIYSHYEPTTALFERTTAPGLFVDRNVRGNGSEMKNDTTGLCSRLILNGAFKCIKCSKVFSTPHGLEVHVRRSHSGTRPFACDICGKTFGHAVSLEQHRAVHSQERSFDCKICGKSFKRSSTLSTHLLIHSDTRPYPCQYCGKRFHQKSDMKKHTFIHTGEKPHKCQVCGKAFSQSSNLITHSRKHTGFKPFACELCGKGFQRKVDLRRHKETQHGLK from the exons ATGCCGCGCTCGTTCCTGGTGAAGAGTAAGAAAGCGCACAGCTACCACACACCCCGCAGCGTGGAAGAGGAGTACAGCAGACTGGAGGCGCTCATAGCGCACATCTGCACAG ACAGTAAGCTTGCTGAGGAACCAGAGGAGGTCTGCCCGGATGGCCGCTCAGACCCTGTTGAGGCCTTTTCTCCGGACCCTGCGGACCTGTGCTCCAGGTCTCCTCCTCTCAGCTgtggtggaagtgtgtgtgaccGCTCTTCGGATTATGAGGACTACTGGCGCCCACCCTCGCCCTCAGCATCACCAG CAGACTCTGAGAAATCTTTCTCTCCATGTGTGGATGAAACACGACCATTCGCTGTGCCCTTTGGGTCTTACCCCTGGAGCTTCacccaccatcatcattcctcGCTGGACCAGGAGCGGAGTTTTTACACAGAAAGAGTGTCTGAACCCCCTATCTTTAGTGAGAGAGGACCTCCTGGGGCTGGTATTTACAGTCATTACGAGCCCACTACAGCCCTGTTTGAGCGGACCACTGCGCCTGGGCTTTTTGTGGACCGGAACGTCCGTGGAAATGGATCTGAGATGAAGAATGACACGACTGGGCTGTGCAGTCGCCTTATTCTGAACGGAGCTTTCAAATGCATTAAATGCAGCAAG GTGTTCTCCACACCTCACGGCCTGGAGGTCCACGTCCGGAGGTCGCACAGTGGCACGAGGCCCTTTGCTTGTGACATCTGTGGGAAAACCTTCGGCCATGCAGTCAGCTTGGAACAACACAGAGCTGTTCACTCACAG GAGAGGAGTTTTGACTGCAAAATCTGTGGGAAAAGCTTCAAACGGTCCTCCACCCTGTCCACACATCTCCTGATCCACTCGGACACTCGACCATACCCGTGTCAGTACTGCGGCAAGAGGTTCCACCAGAAATCTGACATGAAGAAGCATACGTTTATCCACACAG GAGAGAAGCCTCACAAGTGTCAGGTGTGTGGGAAAGCATTCAGTCAGAGCTCTAATCTGATAACGCACAGTCGCAAACACACGGGCTTCAAGCCGTTCGCCTGCGAGCTGTGCGGGAAGGGCTTCCAGCGCAAGGTCGACCTGAGGAGacacaaggaaacacagcaCGGCCTCAAGTGA
- the gfi1ab gene encoding growth factor independent 1A transcription repressor b isoform X2, with protein sequence MPRSFLVKSKKAHSYHTPRSVEEEYSRLEALIAHICTDSKLAEEPEEVCPDGRSDPVEAFSPDPADLCSRSPPLSCGGSVCDRSSDYEDYWRPPSPSASPDSEKSFSPCVDETRPFAVPFGSYPWSFTHHHHSSLDQERSFYTERVSEPPIFSERGPPGAGIYSHYEPTTALFERTTAPGLFVDRNVRGNGSEMKNDTTGLCSRLILNGAFKCIKCSKVFSTPHGLEVHVRRSHSGTRPFACDICGKTFGHAVSLEQHRAVHSQERSFDCKICGKSFKRSSTLSTHLLIHSDTRPYPCQYCGKRFHQKSDMKKHTFIHTGEKPHKCQVCGKAFSQSSNLITHSRKHTGFKPFACELCGKGFQRKVDLRRHKETQHGLK encoded by the exons ATGCCGCGCTCGTTCCTGGTGAAGAGTAAGAAAGCGCACAGCTACCACACACCCCGCAGCGTGGAAGAGGAGTACAGCAGACTGGAGGCGCTCATAGCGCACATCTGCACAG ACAGTAAGCTTGCTGAGGAACCAGAGGAGGTCTGCCCGGATGGCCGCTCAGACCCTGTTGAGGCCTTTTCTCCGGACCCTGCGGACCTGTGCTCCAGGTCTCCTCCTCTCAGCTgtggtggaagtgtgtgtgaccGCTCTTCGGATTATGAGGACTACTGGCGCCCACCCTCGCCCTCAGCATCACCAG ACTCTGAGAAATCTTTCTCTCCATGTGTGGATGAAACACGACCATTCGCTGTGCCCTTTGGGTCTTACCCCTGGAGCTTCacccaccatcatcattcctcGCTGGACCAGGAGCGGAGTTTTTACACAGAAAGAGTGTCTGAACCCCCTATCTTTAGTGAGAGAGGACCTCCTGGGGCTGGTATTTACAGTCATTACGAGCCCACTACAGCCCTGTTTGAGCGGACCACTGCGCCTGGGCTTTTTGTGGACCGGAACGTCCGTGGAAATGGATCTGAGATGAAGAATGACACGACTGGGCTGTGCAGTCGCCTTATTCTGAACGGAGCTTTCAAATGCATTAAATGCAGCAAG GTGTTCTCCACACCTCACGGCCTGGAGGTCCACGTCCGGAGGTCGCACAGTGGCACGAGGCCCTTTGCTTGTGACATCTGTGGGAAAACCTTCGGCCATGCAGTCAGCTTGGAACAACACAGAGCTGTTCACTCACAG GAGAGGAGTTTTGACTGCAAAATCTGTGGGAAAAGCTTCAAACGGTCCTCCACCCTGTCCACACATCTCCTGATCCACTCGGACACTCGACCATACCCGTGTCAGTACTGCGGCAAGAGGTTCCACCAGAAATCTGACATGAAGAAGCATACGTTTATCCACACAG GAGAGAAGCCTCACAAGTGTCAGGTGTGTGGGAAAGCATTCAGTCAGAGCTCTAATCTGATAACGCACAGTCGCAAACACACGGGCTTCAAGCCGTTCGCCTGCGAGCTGTGCGGGAAGGGCTTCCAGCGCAAGGTCGACCTGAGGAGacacaaggaaacacagcaCGGCCTCAAGTGA